A segment of the Yersinia rochesterensis genome:
TTCATAGCAAAAAACTGACTGACATATCGCGGTTGGCCCCATATTTTTATCATAAAGAGGTAGGTATACAGATAGATTGTTACTGGTCATCACGCTAATGACCAGTAAATTTTAGGGTAGGGCCAAATTAATAATATCCTACGCCAATACTGCTTTTTGTATAGATGACTCCCGAAGTAATATTTTCTTGATACTACTCAGTAAAATTCCACATTAATATAAATAATAAGTATATATTGGTGTTTTCAAACGCAGCTTTATTCTCAGGGAAGGACAAGTACCATGAAGGAAACTATAAGCGTTCGCAGCCAGATATTATGGTTGCTGTTGTTATCACTTTATCCGGTTGCATCAGCGGCTCTTCTTTACTTTATCATCCCGAAAAATACAGGATATGGTTGGCTTGGGTTATGACATGTTGGCAGTCTTTTATTTCATATTCTGCTTAATCGTCAATATTATCTTTATCTGCCAGACATCAAAGAAACGACCACACCTGAATAAAGAATCCTGGATATATATGTTTCCTGTCCTGTCCCCCGTGTTATGTGGGTTCTGGCTGGTTCCGGTTTGATGAAGAGTTGATAAGCATAAACGGAAAGGGTGCACCGAAAAGTGCACCCTAAAATCAAAACGTTATTCGCCGTCAGTGATACGGGTATAAACAATCTTCTGGGTATCATTTTCACAATGCCCAACAACTTGTCCACCCGCTTGTTGTACCTGATCGTTAGGAACGATATCCAATTTAAAACCAGATTCAGGCACGCCATTACTGATAATCTTTTGCGTGATATCGGCTTTGACACTTTCACAAGATGCCAAAGCAGCCAATGGTGCTAAAGATAATAACAATACGCTGATAATAAACGTTTTTTTCATCATAAAATCCTTATGTGGATGAATAGCTTGCCTAACCTAAGGATAGCCTTGGTTCACATAACCTCAAGTTAATCTGAGCCAATCTCGTCTATTAGGGATTAATCTTACGACCGGACAAACGATCCAGACAGCGTTGGGTGTTAGGTTCCCAATAAGCATTGAGATTTTCGCTGCTTTCGCAATTATCTTTCGCATCTTCAGCACGGTCGTCTTTATCGAAATTCTTTTCTACCCGGTTATTCACTTTGTTACGCAGGCGCTGGGTTTCATCCCATTGTTGTTGGCTTTGGCGTGCTTGTTCTTTTGACATTGGGTCATTGTTCCCGCCAACGGAAACACAGGTGCTACCTTGAGTACAAGTGGCCGATTGCGCCAACGCAGGCGTTTGCCACATCAGCGGTAAAGCCAACACGGCTAAGGGGAGGAAAGCGCGCATCAGGCGTGGCAGGCTACTTATGTTCATCGTCTTAAGTCCTTTATGAGTCGGTGATATTAATTCATCAGGCCATTATCAGCAGATAAAAAAATTATACCATCGCTCGCAGCATCTAGACTAGTCAGTGATAAGCTTGTTGATAATAGGTATACCCGTCATGCTTCAAGCTACATGTGCGGTGAAGCTCAGCGGGGTTCCCTCATTTGCCGCTTTCCTGCAACTCGCATTATTTAGGGCTACTATTAATTCCCACAACTGTTTTGACGTAACTCATTGTCAACATTAAAAGAGATCTAAATGTGATAAAAACTACGTTACTGTTTTTTGTAACCGCATTGGCTGAGATTATTGGCTGTTTCTTACCTTATTTGTGGTTACGAAAAGGCGGAACTATTTGGCTATTATTGCCAGCGGCAGCCAGTTTGGCCTTATTCGTTTGGCTATTAACCCTGCATCCCACGGCCAGTGGGCGAATCTATGCCGCATACGGCGGCGTTTATGTCGCGACAGCATTAATTTGGCTACGTGTTGTTGATGGTGTGAAGCTCTCAGTATTCGATTGGGTCGGCGCGGCAGTAGCGCTGGCGGGCATGCTAATTATTGTTGCTGGCTGGCGGGTAAATTAAGAGTGGGGCGGTCAACGCCCCAAACACGATATTATCTATCGATATTACTTATCGGCTAACCTTCGCGGTGAATACTTAATCCAGCAAAAGATTGGCTCACCGGCATCATTTCCAGTGTGTTGATATTCACGCGAGCAGGTAATGTGGCCACCCAATATACCGCTTCAGCAACATCTTCAGGTATCAATGGATTGGCCCCATCGTAGGTTTTATTGACTTTATCCCCGTCGCCTTTAAAACGAACTGCCGAGAATTCAGTGCCACCGACCATTCCTGGCTCAATATCCGTTACGCGGATATGGGTGCCATGCAGATCGGCGCGCAGCCCCAGACTAAACTGCTTAACAAAAGCTTTGGTCGCACCATACACATTGCCGCCGGCATAAGGCCAGTTAGCCGCGGTAGAACCGATATTAATAATATGCCCCATATCGCGCGCCACCATTGCAGGAAGCAAAGCTCGGGTCATATTCACCAAACCTTTGGTATTGGTGTCAATCATTGTGTCCCAATCTTCAACATTGGCTTTGTGAGCGGGTTCCAGCCCCAATGCCAAACCGGCATTATTCACCAGCACATCAATGTTTTTCAGCTCTGTCGGGAGTTCATCAATAACATGTTGAATAGCCGCGCGATTACGGACATCTAACCGCACAATATGCAGCGGTTCACCTAATTCGGCCTTTAATTCTTCCAACCGCTCCTGACGCCGCCCCGTTGCAATAACCTGATGACCGTGACTGATAAACTTGCGAGTGATAGCTTCACCAAACCCGGAGGTCGCGCCTGTGACGAAAACGATCATGTGCATTCCTTATTTTTCGGTGCCAATAATATAATTGATATGATTAACATACTCTTAAGTACAGCTGGACGCTATTGCCGTTTGGACGGCCTCTTACGCACTTCATCACCCGCATCACGGCTAAGTGTTAATATATCCACAATTGATAGTAATGCGACTACACCAATAACCACAAATGCTATCTGGAAATTTTCCAACGGGGATGGCCACTGCATTCAATAACCCATTGATCAGCAAGGTAGAGCGGAAACGGAATCGATATAAGATAGCGGAGGTAAAAGGCTTCATGGCCAAGTTACCAGCAAAAACAGCTAAAAGGCCCAGTGGGAGCGAAGCTACAAAATGCGACATTTGTCTTAGTTGGAGCTAACTGTAGTGACGTAACGAACCATGCCCTGGAGCAGTTGTGCAAACCGATGTGATTCATAATTACCGTCACTTGGCACCATCCAAATGCTACTGAACTCCAGTTGGATCGTTGGTACGCCATGTGCCGCGCCGAACTTTGTAATAGTTTCGTTTTTGGAGGCGGCAAAATAGTTGTTTGAATAATTGGAAATACCCTCATTTCGTAATGAGGTTATGAGTTTAGTCACCAGTTCGTCTTTACCCAGCAGCGATTTACGTGACGTTGTCACTAAAATAAACCCCATTATTTCTGCTAGTGACTTGTATGATGATGGGATACAGACATATGGTTGACCGAAGTCAATTAAAGAAAGTAAAGGTGGGATAGGGCGTACTAAGTGAATGCTTATAGGCTAATACTTAGTGCCCCCCTCGATCAGTGCTTCAGTGCTTATTTATTGATCTGCTTACCCTGTTCATCAACAACCCGTTCACCATCTTCTTTGGTAAACGCAGCGCGTTGCACATCAGTCAAAATATCCAGAACCCTCTCAGAAGGTCGGCATAAACGGGTACCCAGAGGGGTAACAACAATTGGCCGGTTAATCAGAATAGGGTGCTGCAACATGAAATTAATCAATTGTTCGTCGCTAAAGGCATCTTCTGCCAAGCCCAATTGTTCATAAGGTTCGACATTCTTGCGCAACAACGCCCGAACCCTGATGCCCATATCTGTAATCAACTTCATCAACTCTTCACGGGTTGGCGGTGTTTCCAGATACAGTATAACTTTAGGTTCAGTGCCACTGTTGCGAATCAATGCCAACGTGTTACGGGACGTCCCACATGCGGGATTATGATAAATAATGACATTGCTCATCGGGATGATCTCTTGTCGAGGCTCCAGTACATTATTGCGCCTGGAGCTATGTGTTAAACAATAGCTAATGTACGACGGATAACCGCAAGGCTAATGCCATCAGTGTGACAAACAGCACAGGGACGGTCATTACAATGCCGACCCGGAAGTAATATCCCCAGGTAATCGTCATATTCTTCTGCGACAAAACATGCAGCCATAGCAACGTCGCCAGACTGCCAATTGGAGTAATCTTAGGCCCCAAGTCGCTACCTATTACGTTGGCATAAATCATCGCTTCTTTGATAACACCCGTTGCTGCGCTGCCATCAATCGACAAGGCCCCGACCAGAACGGTCGGCATATTGTTCATAACGGAAGAGAGGAAAGCCGCCAGAAACCCTGTTCCTAAAGTTGATATCAACAATCCCTGTTCAGCCAGTTGATTTAGCAGGGCAGAAAGGTAGTGAGTCAGTCCTGCATTGCGTAAACCGTAAACCACCAGGTACATACCCAGTGAGAAAATCACAATCTGCCAGGGCGCACCACGCAGTACTTTGCCGGTATTTATGGCATGGCCTTTCTTCGCGACAGCAAGCAAAATCAGTGCGCCAACGGCGGCGACCAAACTGACTGGTATACCGAGTGGTTCGAGGCCAAAGAAACCGACTAACAACAAGACCAGCACCAGCCAGCCGGTTCTAAAGGTACTGACATCTCGGATAGCTTTTTTCGGTTCTTTTAACAGGGAAACATCGTAAACAGCGGGAATGTCTTTGCGGAAAAACAGGTGCAACATGACTAGCGTTGTAGCGATGGCGGCGAGGTTAACAGGCACCATGACTGCGGCATACTCAGTGAAGCCGATGTTAAAGTAATCAGCCGAGACGATATTCACCAGATTCGAGACAATCAGCGGCAGACTGGCCGTATCTGCAATAAATCCCGCAGCCATGACAAAAGCTAAAGTGGCCCCCTGGTTGAAACCCAGCGCCAGCAGCATCGCAATAACAATCGGGGTCAGGATAAGAGCCGCACCATCATTGGCAAACAATGCCGCTACCATCGCACCCAGCAAGATAATCCAGGTAAAGAGCAATCGGCCACGGCCGTTGCCCCAGCGGGCAACATGCAATGCAGCCCATTCAAAGAAACCGGACTCATCCAACAGCAGACTGATGATAATCACGGCGATAAAAGTGGCGGTCGCATTCCAGACAATCTGCCAGACTACTGGGATATCGTCCAGGTGAACGACACCGGTCAGTAATGCCAGACCAGCGCCCAACATTGCGCTCCAGCCAATCCCGAGTCCTCTGGGTTGCCAGATAACCAGAACGAGAGTGAGCAAAAAAATTGCACCAGCCAGTAACATCATGAACTCCATTCATATCTAATTAGATGCATATATACTCTCAATTTCAGCATGAGGACGAAGACGCGCCACTGAGTTTATTTCGTATTTTTTCTCGCTCGCAATTCCACGCTGAATCAATAATGATCGCAGCCCATGCAGGTATTTGGGGCGACAGCCGGTAATGCACCCATTTTCCTTCACGGCGATCGACGACCAACTCAGACTCACGTAACAGAGCCATATGACGGGAAATTTTGGGCTGAGACTCTGTTGTTGCTGTACAGATGTCACAGACACACATCTCGCCGGACTCCCTGAGGAGCATCACGATAGTCGAGCGGGTTTCATCAGCGAGTAGTTTAAAAAGCTGAACAGGCTGTAGCATGTTTAACCTCAAGGAAAGACAATAATACATATGATATTTCATATATGAATTGTTTTAAAGCATAGTTTATAAAACGGAGATTTTTTATAACAAGCTGACGGACTATGGAGTTTCCAGAGTTATCCGTTGGAAGAAAGATCAAGATAAAGACTCAAGCAATGGGGAAAAACCGGCGTTATCGCATCAGCCCAATCATGCTGTCAGTTATACAGATTTCACGTAGCGTCATCGGACAAGAATGAGGGAAGGGGTTTTAATTTGTAGCTTTTGTTATTCTGGCTGAAGTATATAGCTAAAGAATTATGGTTAACAGAAACATGACTCGACTGAATGGATTACAGGTGGGACTAGAAGAAACCCTAGCGCACATAAATATTCAATTTAACATAATATACATTATGCGCACCAAGATGAGGATAGGCAGAATCTGGGGTTTTGTGGTCAGGATTGCCCGTCAGATTTTGCTAAACGACAGACACAAAAAGTCCGCGCTTATTCGTGCCGGTTGTTTACATCAGATAATGCAGGTTTCTGTGAATGTCGCTCTGCTGCTCTGGTGATTCTCATCAGCACCTTACCGGGGGCAACATCTGGCGATAACATCCTCATAAGAGATTTTGAGTTGCGACCTACGTCGGCAGAAATTGCCGGACAACCCTATGTGACCCTAATTAGTATCATTATTATTGAACTGCATCTAGCAAAATCATTCCACTTATAAATATACGAGTTAAGCTTCATAATGAATTGGTAATTTACTTATTAAAAATAACTACTATTGCAAAGAATACTTAGGCAGGTAAATTAATTTATAAAAGGATTAATAAATTGAACCATCTTGATGTGGCAAGTTTTCAGGAGTAAGATTTAAATGGTTAGAGTCAATCGTCGAGTTTTTATTTTAGTAAAGAAAAAATCGAGAGGCTAAGTTAATCATGGATGAAAAAAATAAGCCACTGAATGCCAATAAATTAATTGTAGAATCCCTAAATTCATTGCCACTGATTTCTATTATGGAATACAGTAATGAACCTTGGGTTATAAGAGACTGCGAATCCCGTTATGTGTATGTAAATCAAGCTGGTCTGGACTTTTTAAGTTTACCCGCTGACTTTGATATTGAGGGAAGATTAGATAACGAATGCCCTGCGGATTGGGCAGAATTTGCTGAGCAATATCAAGCCAATGACAGAAAAGCGGAAAAAAGCGGAAAGCGAGTAGCCATTATTTCAACCAATTATTATGGGCGAGACAAAATATTAGAACCCTATTATTTACCCAGGTTTCCTATTTACAATAAAGTTGGTGAATGTATAGGAACATTAACAAATGCCAGTAAATTAAATTTTATTTCTCTTTCCCAATATATAGGCCGCCGTACCCCCTCAGTATTGACACTGACCCCGCCCACTGACCTTTTCAGCGAGAAAGAACTTGAG
Coding sequences within it:
- a CDS encoding DUF1161 domain-containing protein codes for the protein MKKTFIISVLLLSLAPLAALASCESVKADITQKIISNGVPESGFKLDIVPNDQVQQAGGQVVGHCENDTQKIVYTRITDGE
- a CDS encoding DUF1283 family protein, encoding MNISSLPRLMRAFLPLAVLALPLMWQTPALAQSATCTQGSTCVSVGGNNDPMSKEQARQSQQQWDETQRLRNKVNNRVEKNFDKDDRAEDAKDNCESSENLNAYWEPNTQRCLDRLSGRKINP
- a CDS encoding YnfA family protein — protein: MIKTTLLFFVTALAEIIGCFLPYLWLRKGGTIWLLLPAAASLALFVWLLTLHPTASGRIYAAYGGVYVATALIWLRVVDGVKLSVFDWVGAAVALAGMLIIVAGWRVN
- the ydfG gene encoding bifunctional NADP-dependent 3-hydroxy acid dehydrogenase/3-hydroxypropionate dehydrogenase YdfG yields the protein MIVFVTGATSGFGEAITRKFISHGHQVIATGRRQERLEELKAELGEPLHIVRLDVRNRAAIQHVIDELPTELKNIDVLVNNAGLALGLEPAHKANVEDWDTMIDTNTKGLVNMTRALLPAMVARDMGHIINIGSTAANWPYAGGNVYGATKAFVKQFSLGLRADLHGTHIRVTDIEPGMVGGTEFSAVRFKGDGDKVNKTYDGANPLIPEDVAEAVYWVATLPARVNINTLEMMPVSQSFAGLSIHREG
- the arsC gene encoding glutaredoxin-dependent arsenate reductase, translating into MSNVIIYHNPACGTSRNTLALIRNSGTEPKVILYLETPPTREELMKLITDMGIRVRALLRKNVEPYEQLGLAEDAFSDEQLINFMLQHPILINRPIVVTPLGTRLCRPSERVLDILTDVQRAAFTKEDGERVVDEQGKQINK
- a CDS encoding arsenic transporter; protein product: MLLAGAIFLLTLVLVIWQPRGLGIGWSAMLGAGLALLTGVVHLDDIPVVWQIVWNATATFIAVIIISLLLDESGFFEWAALHVARWGNGRGRLLFTWIILLGAMVAALFANDGAALILTPIVIAMLLALGFNQGATLAFVMAAGFIADTASLPLIVSNLVNIVSADYFNIGFTEYAAVMVPVNLAAIATTLVMLHLFFRKDIPAVYDVSLLKEPKKAIRDVSTFRTGWLVLVLLLVGFFGLEPLGIPVSLVAAVGALILLAVAKKGHAINTGKVLRGAPWQIVIFSLGMYLVVYGLRNAGLTHYLSALLNQLAEQGLLISTLGTGFLAAFLSSVMNNMPTVLVGALSIDGSAATGVIKEAMIYANVIGSDLGPKITPIGSLATLLWLHVLSQKNMTITWGYYFRVGIVMTVPVLFVTLMALALRLSVVH
- a CDS encoding metalloregulator ArsR/SmtB family transcription factor produces the protein MLQPVQLFKLLADETRSTIVMLLRESGEMCVCDICTATTESQPKISRHMALLRESELVVDRREGKWVHYRLSPQIPAWAAIIIDSAWNCEREKIRNKLSGASSSSC
- a CDS encoding helix-turn-helix transcriptional regulator is translated as MDEKNKPLNANKLIVESLNSLPLISIMEYSNEPWVIRDCESRYVYVNQAGLDFLSLPADFDIEGRLDNECPADWAEFAEQYQANDRKAEKSGKRVAIISTNYYGRDKILEPYYLPRFPIYNKVGECIGTLTNASKLNFISLSQYIGRRTPSVLTLTPPTDLFSEKELEIIFFILQPMTSKMVAKRLSLSHRTIENKLRLIYEKSGVRSINMFREYCGHLGLDLYIPPKFVKPCVQG